Proteins encoded in a region of the Streptomyces sp. NBC_00310 genome:
- a CDS encoding FAD-dependent monooxygenase: protein MTSQGKRSAPGPRVAVVGGGIGGLATAAFLHRAGIEATVYEQAPALTEVGAGLVVSPNAVRLLRSLGRLDRFRERAVPLRVGWEFRRWENGRVLFSQDLGEECERRFGEQSYVAHRADLLDAVRAAVPEPSLRLGMRLAGLHRMDDGVELTFTDGSREFADVVVGADGVHTTVGRYVAEAGAPRLSGICAWRCLVPAQLAPAFARRPVQTLWLGPDRHLVHYPISAGTQINIVAFGPAHDWTTESWSAQARIEDLRAEFAGWSDDLGALLAAAERVGRWALLDRDPLPRWTHGPVALLGDAAHPMFPFFAQGAAQAMEDAAVLAGCLGDRPEDPAAALRRYEDIRRPRATRVQQLSRGRAESNHLPDGPAQRARDASFANADPFAHNGWIYGHDAELTAREALTTP from the coding sequence GGTCGGCGGAGGAATCGGCGGTCTGGCCACCGCGGCGTTCCTGCACCGCGCCGGGATCGAAGCGACCGTGTACGAGCAGGCGCCCGCGCTGACCGAGGTCGGTGCCGGCCTCGTCGTCTCCCCCAACGCGGTGCGACTGCTGCGCAGCCTCGGCCGGCTGGACCGTTTTCGCGAGCGCGCGGTGCCGCTGCGGGTCGGGTGGGAGTTCCGGCGCTGGGAGAACGGGCGGGTGCTGTTCTCGCAGGATCTCGGCGAGGAATGCGAGCGGCGCTTCGGCGAGCAGAGTTACGTCGCGCACCGCGCCGATCTGCTCGACGCGGTGCGCGCGGCGGTCCCCGAGCCGTCACTGCGCCTGGGGATGCGGCTCGCCGGCCTCCACCGGATGGACGACGGCGTCGAACTGACCTTCACCGACGGATCACGGGAGTTCGCCGATGTCGTGGTCGGCGCCGACGGCGTCCACACCACGGTGGGCCGCTACGTGGCCGAAGCGGGAGCACCGCGGCTCTCGGGCATCTGTGCCTGGCGATGCCTCGTACCGGCCCAGCTCGCACCGGCCTTCGCGCGCCGTCCGGTCCAGACGCTCTGGCTGGGCCCCGATCGCCACCTGGTCCACTACCCGATCTCCGCGGGCACGCAGATCAACATCGTCGCCTTCGGGCCGGCGCACGACTGGACGACGGAGTCGTGGTCGGCGCAGGCGCGGATCGAGGACCTCCGCGCCGAGTTCGCCGGGTGGTCGGACGATCTGGGGGCGCTGCTCGCGGCCGCGGAACGCGTCGGGCGGTGGGCGCTGCTCGACCGGGACCCGCTGCCCCGCTGGACCCATGGGCCCGTCGCGCTGCTGGGAGACGCGGCGCACCCGATGTTCCCCTTCTTCGCGCAGGGAGCGGCGCAGGCGATGGAGGACGCCGCCGTTCTGGCAGGGTGCCTCGGCGACCGGCCGGAAGACCCGGCTGCCGCGCTGCGCCGCTACGAGGACATCCGCCGCCCGCGCGCCACCCGGGTGCAGCAGCTGAGCCGCGGCAGGGCGGAGAGCAACCACCTGCCCGACGGGCCGGCCCAGCGGGCCAGGGACGCGTCGTTCGCGAACGCGGACCCCTTCGCGCACAACGGGTGGATCTATGGGCACGACGCGGAGCTGACCGCGCGCGAGGCACTGACGACGCCCTGA
- a CDS encoding SpoIIE family protein phosphatase: protein MTAEKGEPARGPEQSERLRPVFPWAPGDDIWGGGERDTKTLDVVLEHATTCLGGLGAMVHRHDGAAGRLRLVAAGGLARERAAVWADLLDQQDVAPALAVRRRAFVSVAGDSLGVGASGTAAVPLPGADGPAGVLSVLTAEPGEPDETQRSLLRALAGWAGSRLGGGTGTSPASGPEAGAGRSRSVRMGELTAALAEAVTSRDVVRAVAEFVLAPFGADGLIFQVLEGDRLTVVGAAGYPQEYLGMVDGITLGAHTPIQDAVRTRTPLFIESRAEIAGRYPTLRRLNDASPKEAWAFLPMMASGRVIGLCVVSFSEPRSFSDDERSLLTALSGLVGQSLERARLYDMEHARARELQRGLLPRTLPRLPAARAAARYLPAGRGEEVGGDWYDLIPLSADRVAMVIGDVMGHGITEAATMGRLRTAVRTLADLEMPPDELFSRLDDLVSDLGEDFYATCLYAVFDPVARTCSYSLAGHPPPVVVQPDGTVHSPDVDPDPPLGAGRPPFETHQLHLPDGSFLVLCTDGLVESATRDTDEGLAQLRQVVSRATADTTCFEATDEDDDVRCLEELCDKIVSALLPDHEQTNDDAGLLVVHIRCTPARDVASCILPEDPRSAGQARDYIRRQLSAWGLDDLTLTTELLASELVGNVVRHSKGPVRLRLLRSRSLICEVYDGSLTTPRIRHASHTDEGGRGLQLVAALSRRWGARYLSDGKCIWTEQDLPPSYAAENPEATGVPVPPPLPGE from the coding sequence GTGACGGCTGAGAAGGGTGAACCCGCGAGGGGCCCCGAGCAGTCCGAGCGGCTCCGGCCCGTCTTCCCGTGGGCCCCGGGCGACGACATCTGGGGCGGCGGGGAGCGGGACACGAAGACACTGGACGTCGTCCTCGAACACGCGACGACCTGTCTGGGCGGCCTGGGTGCCATGGTGCACCGGCACGACGGTGCGGCCGGCCGGCTCCGCCTGGTCGCGGCCGGCGGGCTCGCCCGGGAACGCGCGGCAGTGTGGGCGGATCTGCTCGACCAGCAGGATGTGGCGCCCGCGCTCGCCGTACGGCGTCGTGCGTTCGTCAGCGTCGCGGGAGACAGCCTGGGCGTCGGCGCGTCCGGCACGGCGGCCGTACCCCTTCCCGGCGCCGACGGGCCGGCCGGTGTGCTGTCCGTGCTCACGGCAGAACCCGGTGAGCCCGACGAAACCCAACGGTCCCTGCTGCGCGCGTTGGCCGGGTGGGCCGGTTCGCGCCTGGGCGGTGGGACCGGGACCTCGCCCGCCTCCGGCCCGGAGGCAGGCGCCGGGCGATCACGATCAGTACGCATGGGGGAGCTGACGGCCGCACTCGCCGAGGCCGTCACCTCGCGTGACGTCGTGCGGGCCGTCGCCGAGTTCGTCCTCGCTCCCTTCGGCGCCGACGGGCTGATATTCCAGGTGCTCGAAGGGGACCGCCTGACAGTCGTCGGCGCTGCCGGGTATCCGCAGGAGTACCTCGGCATGGTCGACGGGATCACGCTCGGCGCCCATACCCCGATCCAGGACGCGGTGCGGACGCGTACTCCTCTGTTCATCGAGTCGAGAGCGGAGATCGCCGGGCGCTATCCGACGCTGAGGCGTCTGAACGACGCCTCTCCGAAGGAGGCGTGGGCCTTCTTGCCCATGATGGCCTCGGGACGGGTCATCGGCCTGTGCGTGGTGTCCTTCAGCGAGCCACGCTCCTTCAGCGACGACGAGCGCTCCTTGCTGACGGCTCTGAGCGGTCTGGTCGGTCAGTCGCTGGAGCGGGCCCGTCTGTACGACATGGAGCACGCCCGAGCCCGGGAACTGCAGCGCGGCCTGCTGCCGAGGACGCTGCCCCGCCTGCCCGCCGCCCGCGCCGCCGCCCGGTACCTGCCCGCGGGCCGGGGCGAGGAGGTGGGCGGTGACTGGTACGACCTGATTCCCCTGTCCGCCGACCGGGTCGCGATGGTGATCGGCGACGTCATGGGCCACGGCATCACCGAGGCGGCCACGATGGGCCGACTGCGCACGGCGGTACGCACCCTCGCCGACCTGGAGATGCCCCCCGACGAGCTGTTCAGCCGTCTCGACGACCTGGTCTCCGACCTCGGCGAGGACTTCTACGCCACATGCCTCTACGCCGTCTTCGACCCTGTCGCGCGCACGTGCTCGTACTCCCTCGCCGGCCACCCCCCGCCGGTCGTCGTCCAGCCCGACGGCACCGTCCACAGCCCCGACGTCGATCCGGACCCGCCCCTGGGCGCCGGTAGGCCGCCCTTCGAGACGCACCAGCTGCATCTGCCCGACGGGAGCTTTCTCGTCCTGTGCACCGACGGTCTCGTCGAATCCGCCACCCGGGACACCGACGAGGGACTGGCCCAACTGCGCCAGGTGGTCTCCCGTGCCACGGCCGACACCACCTGTTTCGAGGCCACCGACGAGGACGACGACGTCCGATGTCTGGAGGAGTTGTGCGACAAGATCGTGTCGGCTCTGCTGCCCGACCACGAACAGACGAATGACGACGCCGGCCTGCTCGTCGTCCACATCCGGTGCACCCCGGCCCGGGATGTCGCTTCCTGCATCCTCCCGGAGGATCCCCGGTCGGCCGGGCAGGCCCGGGACTACATCCGCCGACAGCTGAGCGCCTGGGGACTGGACGATCTCACGCTGACCACGGAGCTGCTGGCGAGCGAGCTGGTCGGCAACGTGGTCCGCCACTCCAAGGGCCCCGTCCGCCTCCGTCTGCTGCGCAGCCGCTCCCTGATCTGCGAG